The genomic DNA GATCGTCGCGTCGCCGCGCAGCGCCGTCCGGGCGACCGTCGCGGCGGCCTCGCGCGGCTCGATGCCGTGGAGCTCGAGCCGGTGCCCCGTGACGCCGCGCGCCTCGGCGAGCAGCGCCAGGAGGATGCCCCGGCCGCACCCGACGTCCACGAGACGGCCCTGCGTCGGAAGCGCCACGGACTCGACGATCCCCCGGTAGAGCGGATCCCCGGCGAGCTTGCCCTTCACGAAATGGAAGTCGAAGCGCCCCGCCGACGCGTAGCGCGCGGCGGCCCGGTCGACGACCTCGGGGGGAAGCGCGGTCACGGCAGCGGCACCGCGCGAAGCCCCGCGCGATCGATCGCGTCGAGCACGCGCGGGAGCGCGTCGAGGACGACGCGATGCCCGGGGCCGTCGTGCAGGACCAACACGTCCCCGGCACGCAATCCCCGCGTGAGCCGCGCGGCGACCCGCGAGGCGTTGGTGTCGACGGCGTCGAAGCCGCGACGCGTCCACGAGGCGAGGGAGATCCCGCGCCGTCGCAGCTGCGGATCGAGCCACGGCGGGCGAAGCCCGGCGGGTGCCCGGAACCAACGCGGCGCGCGCCCCGCGAGCGCCCCGATCTCGCGCTGCGCGCGATCGATCTCGCGCCCGACGGCTCCGGGAGGGAGCACCGAGAAGGCGTGCGAGTGGCTCCACGTGTGGTTCTCGACGCGATGCCCCCGCCGCACGATCGCGCGCACGACCTCCGGGTGCGCGACCGCGCGCGCGCCGACGAGGAAGAACGAGGCGCGCGCGCCGCGCGCTTCGAGCAGGTCGAGCACGCGCGGGGTCACGTCGGGGTCGGGACCGTCGTCGAACGAGACCGCGACCTCGCCCCGCGCCGCCGCGTCGGGCCCGAGCCGCACGAGGTTGTCGCCGAGAAGGCGGCTGCGCGGCCAGAGCGCCGCGCCGTAGATCGCGGCGTGGTCGGCGACGCAGGCCGCGACGACCCACGGCCAGCTCGACGGCGCGAGCGCGACCGTCGCGAGCCCCGCCGCGTGCAGCGCCGCGGACGCCTTCAGCAGCGCGGTCACGCGAGCGCGCTCAGCGCGGCGCGGTCGAGCTTGCCGCGTTCGGTGCGCGGGAGCTCCTCGACGAGCACGACGCTGCGGGGGACCTTGTGGGGGCTCAGTCGCTCGCGGCAGCGGGCGAGGAGCGTCTCGCGGTCCACGGCGCCGGGCTCGCACGCGACGACCGCCCGCAACACGTCCCCGTCGCCGATCACGACGACCTCACGCACGCCGTCGCAGGCCGCGATCACCGCCTCCACCTCGCGGGGGTGGACCTTGCGGCCGCGGACGCTGATCACGTCGTCCCGGCCGAGCAGGCGCCACTCCCCGTCGGCGGTCCGCTCCGCGGCGTCGCGGGTCCGGTACACGCCGCCGGAGACCGCGGCGGAGGCGACGACGACGGTCCCCGACTCGGGATCGAGGGTGACGCGCACGCCGTCCATGGGTGTTCCCACCGTGCCGCGCTCCCCCGCGCCGCCGAGCCGGTCGTAGCAGATCCCGCCCGTCTCGCTCGAGCCGTAGAAGACGTGCACGGGAAGGCCGAAACGCTCGCGGAAGCGGCGCGCCGTCGCGGGGTCGAGCGGGGCCCCCGCCGTGAGCACGAGGCGCACGGATCGCGGCGGAGGCGGAGGGGATTCGAGCCGGACGAGCGCCTGGAGGAACGCCGGCACGGTCGGGAAGACCGTCGCGCGCCACCGCTCGGCCGCCTCGAGCGCCGCCCACGGCCCCGCCCCCGGATCCGGGAGGACGGCGGGGCAGCCGCGCGTGAGGACGGGGACCGCGACGCTCGACAGTCCGTAGGAGTGGGACATCGGGATCGCGCCGAGGATCCGGTCCGCCGCCCCGATCCCCATCGTCGAGGCGATCTGCGCCTCGTCGGCGACGAGGTTCGCGGCGGTGGCCTCCACCCCGCGGGGCTCGCCGGTCGATCCCGAGGTCAGCTTCAGCGCCGCGATCCCAGGGTACGCGCGCGGTCTCCCCTCGCACGCTCGCCACGACCACGTCCCGCGCCACGAGAGCACCGCGCTCGCGCCGAGGCGATCGGCGACGCGCGCGACCTCCGCCCCGGGCATGCGCGCATCCGCGAGGATCGCGGCGAGCCCGGCACGGCGCAGCGCGAGGAACCCCGCGAGGAACGGGACGCCGTCCGGGGCCTGCAGGACGGCCGCCCCGGAGCGCGACGCGGAATCGACAGCCTCCCGCGCCTCGCGCGCCGCTGCGTCGAGCACGTCCCGCGAGATCTCCCGCTCGGGTCCGAGCACGGCGGGGGCGCCGGCGTCGGCGCGCCGCAGGGCGTCGAAGGCGTGCACGAGGACGTCGGTCATCGTCGCAAATCCGCGTGTTATATTGCGTCTCTCTCGCCGAACGGCGCGGAACCGCAATCTAACATGAGCCACGGCCCCGAACTTCGACTCCGGATCAAGGAACTCATCGTCGAGAGCCTCCGCTTCGACGGGATGGACCCCGCCTCGATCGAGGACGACGCGCCGCTCATGGGCGAAGGACTCGGCCTCGATTCGGTCGACGCGCTCGAGTTGATGGTCGCCCTCGAGAAGGAGTTCGGCGTCAAGCTCGAGAACGCCGAGGTCGGCCGCGCGGTCCTGAAGTCGGTCTCCACCCTCGCGGCCTTCATCGCCGAGCGTCGAGCGGCCGTGGGGAAGCCGGGTGAGGCCTGAGTCGACGGTCGTCGTCACCGGACTGGGCGCGGTAACCGCCCTCGGGGGATCGGCCGGCTCCACCTGGCGCGGCCTCCGGGCGGGACGCACCGCCATCGCCCCGTTCTCCCGCTTCGACGCCGCGCCGTTCCGGACGCACCTCGCCGGAGAGGCCGATGTCCCCGCAGGGGAATCGGACCTCCGTGCGGAGCGACTGACACTCGCGGATCGCTTCGCGCTCGCCGCGACGCGCGAGGCGCTCGAACAGTCCGGCCTCGACCTTCACGCGGCGCGGGCGACCCTCGGCGTCTTCTTCGGAAGCTCGACGGGCGGGATGTGGGAAACCGAGGTCTTTTTCGAGCGCGCCCTCGCCTCGGAGATGCGCCGGCTGCGCGCCGATCTTCTCGCGCAGCAGCAGTACAACGCCCCGGGCGACGCGGTCGCGCGGCGGTTCGGGGCCGAGGGCCCGGTCGAAACGGTCTCGGCCGCGTGCGCGTCGGGATCGATGGCGCTCGGGATGGCGCTCCACGCCCTCAGGCGCGGCGACTGCGACGTCGCGATCGCCGGCGCCGCGGACTCCCTCTGCCGCATCACCTACGGCGGATTCAACGCGCTGCGTTCGGTGGACCCCGAGCCCTGCGCGCCGTTCCGCGCGCGGCGACAGGGGCTTTCGATCGGCGAGGGCGCGGGCGTGGTCGTGCTCGAGCGACGCGAGGCGGCGTTGTCCCGAGGTGCCTTGCCCCTCGCGGAGCTGTGCGGCGCGGCGTGGTCCTGCGACGCGCACCACATGACCGCGCCTGCGCCGGACGGGTCCGGCGCGGCGCGCGCCCTGCGCTCGGCCCTCGCGGATGCGGGGGTCGGCGCCGAGGCGCTCGACTTCGTCAACGCCCACGGAACGGGGACCCCCCTCAACGACGCCGCCGAGGCACGCGCGATCCGCGAGGTGCTGGGCGACCGCGTCCTCCTCGTGCCCGTCGTGTCGACGAAGTCGATGGTGGGGCACCTCCTCGGCGCGGCCGGCGCCGTCGAGGCGGTGGTGACGATCCTCTGTCTCGCCGAGCGCGAGGTCCATCCGATGCCCTCCGCCGGCGCGATCGACGCCGAGATCGGGCTCGAGCTGGTGATCGGGACGCCGCGTGCGCTGCCGCACGCGCGCTTCGCGGCTTCGCTGAACCTCGCCTTCGGCGGCGCGAACGCCGCACTCGTGCTCGCCCGCGCCGACGCGAGGGGCTGACGGTGGCATCGGTCGTCACGGGAATCGGCCATGTCGGCGCCTCGGGGCTCGGGCTCGACGCGATCCGGCGCGCCCTCACGGAAGGCACGCCGCGCCCGGCGGTGGTCGACGCCTCCGCCGGCTGGCACGTTCCCGGGTCCGCGCGCACCGCGCTCCTCTGCGCGGAGGCGAACCTGACCCCGTGGGTGTCCCCGGCCGCGGCGCGGCGGATGAGCCGCCCCTCCCGCCTCGCCGTCGCCGCCGCGCGGATGGCCCTCGAGTCGGCGACCGCCGGGTGCGAGCCGGACGGCGTCGTGTTGGCGACCGCCTTCGGCCCGGCGGCGTTCACCGAGAAGCTGCTCCGCGAGATCCTCGCCGATCCCGAGACCGCCTCGCCGTTCCTGTTCACCGAATGCGTCGCGAACGCCCCGACCGCCGAGGTCGCGATCGCCCTCGCGGCCCGTGGGACGAACTGGACGATCACGCAGCGCGAAGCCGGCCCGTTGCTCGCCCTCGCCCGCGCGGCATCGGAGATCGACGAAGGCCGGGCGAGGGCGGTCGTCGCCGGCGCGGTCGAGGAGATGACGCCGATGCTGCACGGCGTTCTCGACCGGTTCCGTGCCCTCGCGAGGCCCACCCCGGACGGCGAGGCCGCACGTCCCTTCGACGCCCGCCGGAACGGGTTCCTCGTCGCCGAAGGCGCGACGATGTTCCTGGTGGAGGACGAACACGACGCCACCCGCCGCGGCGCGCGGCCGCTCGCCCGCGTGATCGCGAGCGGCGCCGCCTTCGATCCGACGGCCACGCCGGGAACGTGGGGAAGGAACGGAGCCGGGCTCGGGCGCGCGATGCGACGCTCGCTCGAGCGAGCGGGGATCGACCGGACGACGATCGGCGCCGTCGTCTCGGGTGCGTCGGGAGCGGTGGACGGGGATCGCGCGGAAGCGGAGGCGCTGGGCGCGATGTTCGAGGGGACGGCCGTTCCCCCGGTCCTCGCCCCCAAGGCGGTCGTGGGAGAGTTCGCGGGAGCGTATCTCGCGGCGCCGTTCCTCGCCGTCGAACCGTCGACCTTCCCGGCCACCCCGGGTTTCCGTACCCCGGATCCGGCCCTGGGCGTCGTCCCGTGGCAGGGGGGCCCGATCTCCGCCTCGCGCGTCCTCGTCACCGGGCTGGCGTCGGGGGGCGCCGCCGCCTGGGTCGTCCTGGAGCGTCCGTGATCGCGCGGGTCGCCGCGGCGATCCCGGCGTACCAGGCTGCGGCCACGGTCGCCGCCGTCGTGACCGGTACGCGGCCGCTCGTGGCCGAGCTCATCGTGGTGGACGACGGTTCGACCGACGGCACGGGGAATGCCGCCCGCGCCGCCGGGGCCGAGGTGCTCGTGCACGCGAGCAACCTCGGCAAGGGGCGGGCGCTGCGGACGGCGTTCGACGCGCTCTTCGCGCGGGGCGCCGACGCCGTCGTGACCCTCGACGCGGACGGGCAACATCGCCCCGACCAGATCCCCAGACTGATCGACGGCGCCTCGGGGGGAGCCGACCTCGTGCTCGGGACGCGCGACCACGTCTTCTCCGCCATGTCCCCGGTGCGGCGGGCGAGCAATCGGGTTTCGTCGTTCGTGATCTCGGCGGTCGCCGGCGTGCAGCTGCGCGACATCCAGACGGGCTTCCGCCTCTACACCCGCAGGCTCGTCGACGCGTGCGGCTTTCCCGAGCCGCGTTTCGAGGCGGAGAGCGCGGTGATCATCCGCGCGGCGCGACGGGGCCTCCGGATCGAGATCGTTCCCGTGAGGATGGACCTCGTCGACGGCCGCGCGACGAGCCACTACCGCCCGCTCGTGGACAGCCTGCGCATCGCGTTCGCCGTCGCGAAAGCCCGGCTCGAGCCTGCGGCGGAGCACCCGCGGGAGCGTCCCTGAGCCGCGCGGCGCGGGGTCTCGCGACCCGGGTCGCGACGGTGCTCACCGGTCGCGCGGGAGCGATCCTGCTCGCGGCGGGCGCGGTGACGGCGCTCGCGCTCCTCCCCGCGTCGAGGCTCACGCTCGAGTCCGATCTCCCCTCGCTGCTTCCCGAAGGGTCACGGGCCGCCGACGACTACCGGGTGTTCCTCGACTCCTTCGGCGGGCTCGAGAAGGTCTTCGTCCTCCTCGAAGCGCCGGAGGGCGCCGCCCCCGAGGCCCTCGGCGAGGCGGCGTTCGCGTTGGCCGACCGCCTCTCGGCCTGCCCTGAGGTGCGGTCGGCCCGGGCGGGGCTCGGCGACGACGACGAGCGTTTCTTCCTCGACTCGATCGCGCCGAATGCGCCGCTGCTGGAACCCGCCGGCCGCGTCGCGGCCGCTCTCGCCCCGGGAGCGGTCGAAGCGCGCATCGACGCCTTGCGCCTGGCTCTGGCGTCCCCCGGCGGCTCGGCGACGGCCTCGTTGGCCGCCGCCGATCCGCTCGGCCTCGCCGCCGAGCGCCTCGGTCGCGAAGGTGCCGGCTCCAGCCTTCCGGTCGATCCGACGACCGGAGCGTTCCTGTCCGGGGACGGCCGCGCGGCGCTGGTGATCGTGACTCCCGCGCGCGCCGAGACGGACGCCGCGGGGGGGCGCGCGTTGCGGGTCGCGCTCGACGCCGCCTGGGACGACGTCCGCGGCGCGCTCCCGGCACACGTCACGATGCGCGCGACCGGCGGTCCGCTCTACGCCGCGCACGACGAGGAGGCGATCCGGAGGGATCTCGTGCGCGTGTCGGGAGGGGCCGTCCTGGGCGTGGGACTGCTCATCGTCCTCGTCTGCGGCGGGATCGCGATCCCGCTCGCCGCCGCGGCCGCGGTGGGGTGCGGCCTCGCGTGGACCGCCGCGGCGGCCGGTTTCGGCCTCGGCTCGGTGACCGCGGTCGGGGTCGGCTTCGGGGCGATCCTGATCGGGATGGGGGACGACTACGTCAACCATCTCGGCGCGGACTACCGGGACCGGGTGCTTCGCGGAACCTCCCGGTTGCGCGCGACGGCGGGGGCCCTTCGCCGCGCCGCGCCGGGGACGATCGCCTCGGCGCTGACGACGTCGGCGGCGTTCGGGGTCCTCTCGCTCGCGCATTTCCGGCCCCTGCGGGAGCTCGGCATCGTCGTGGCGATCGGGATGCTGCTGATGCTCGCCTCGGCGTACCTCGTCGCCGCGCCGGTGCTCGTGCTGACGCTGTCGCGTGCTCCGCGGAAGGCTTCCCTGCTCGGCCGGCTCTCCGGCGCCGGCTGGCGCGCGCTCGGCGCCGCGGTCGACGCGACGGTGGGGCTCGCGCGACGGCATCCGCGCGGGACGCTCGTCACCGCCATGGTCGCGACGCTCGTCGCGGCCCCGGGGCTTGCGCGCCTCTCCCTGGATACCGACCCCCGGCGACTGCGACCCGACGACCATCCCGGAGTGGAGGCCGCCGGTCGTCTCGCACGCCTGTTCGGCGTCGGCATGGAGACGACCACGGTAGTGGTGCGCGCGCCGGACCTCGTCACGGCCCTCGACCGCGCCGAAGCGGTCGCCGCGCGCCTTCGCCGCGAGGTCGGCGACCGGGGGGAGGTCCGCTCTCCCTCGGACTGGCTCGTTGCGGGGGAGCGCCTCGAGGCGCGGCGCCGCGCCCTCGCCCCGTTCGATCCCGCCGGAGCGGCCGACCGCCTCGGCGCGTCGCTCGACCGCGCCGGGTTCAGCGTGGCGCCGTTCGCAGGGACGATCGCCGCCCTCCGGGTCCTCGGCGGCGCGCCCGCCGAACCGCTGCCGCCTCGCGAACGCTGGCCCGACTGGCTGCGCGACGCCGTGCGTGAGGACGCCTCGGGAGCCGCCGTGGCGGTGCACGTCCGCCACGCCGCGACCCTTCCGGGATGGGAGCACGGTCCTCCCGAACCCCTCGTGCGGGACTTGGGAGAGGCGGCCGTCGCCTCGATCCCGCGGCTGGGTGCGGATCTGCGGCGCGTGGCCATGTCCGACCTGCGCCGCCTGGGTGGGATCGCCCTCGCGATCGTTGCCGGAATGATCCTGTTGTCGTTCCGCGGGCGGCCCTTTCCCGCGGTGCTCGCGCTGACCCCGGCGGTGCTCGGCGCGGTGTGGACCTTCGGGGTCTGGGGGTGGCTCGGCCGGCCGATCGACCTGTTCGCCCTGGCCGTCATCCCGATCCTCCTGGGGCTCGGCGACGATCACGGACTCCACGTCGTGCACCGCGCCCAGACGGTCCCTTTCGAAGGGCTCGCCGGGGCGGCGGCCGGAAGCGGGCGTGCGATGGTCCTCAGCACGCTCACGACCTGCGCGGGATTCGCGTCGCTGCTCCTCTCCGCCGTGCCCGGGTTGCGGGACGGCGGCGCCCTCGTCGCGCTCGGCCTCGCGTGCGGCCTGGCCGCGGCGCTCCTGGTCCTGCCGGCGATCGGCGCGCTGCGCTCCGAGGGGGCGGAACCGGCACCCCCGCCCCACGCCCCCGAAGGGGGTCGCGCCCGTCGCTGGCTCGGACGGTTCCACGTCACGGGGGTCTTCTGGTTCCGATTCCACCTGTTCGGCGTCCGCCACTTCTCGTGGGGTGCGCGGGTCGGCGTGCCGGCCTTCACGGTGGTGTTCTTCGTCGCGCTGCGACGGATCCGGCGAGCGGTGGCGTCGAATCTCGAGGCGGTGCTGGGACCCTGCGGCCCGATCGAGCGCGAGCGCCGGATCTGGCGCACGTTCCTCTCCTTCGCCTGGTGCCTCACCGAGCGCTACGAGAATCTGGCCGGGGTCGCGAAGATGCGGTTCGAGATCGAGGGGCTCGAGCACTGGACCCCGATGGCGGATTCCCCCGGGGGGTTCGTGATGCTGACCGCGCACGTCGGCAACTGGGAGAGCGC from Candidatus Polarisedimenticolaceae bacterium includes the following:
- a CDS encoding glycosyltransferase family 2 protein, which encodes MIARVAAAIPAYQAAATVAAVVTGTRPLVAELIVVDDGSTDGTGNAARAAGAEVLVHASNLGKGRALRTAFDALFARGADAVVTLDADGQHRPDQIPRLIDGASGGADLVLGTRDHVFSAMSPVRRASNRVSSFVISAVAGVQLRDIQTGFRLYTRRLVDACGFPEPRFEAESAVIIRAARRGLRIEIVPVRMDLVDGRATSHYRPLVDSLRIAFAVAKARLEPAAEHPRERP
- a CDS encoding beta-ketoacyl-[acyl-carrier-protein] synthase family protein produces the protein MRPESTVVVTGLGAVTALGGSAGSTWRGLRAGRTAIAPFSRFDAAPFRTHLAGEADVPAGESDLRAERLTLADRFALAATREALEQSGLDLHAARATLGVFFGSSTGGMWETEVFFERALASEMRRLRADLLAQQQYNAPGDAVARRFGAEGPVETVSAACASGSMALGMALHALRRGDCDVAIAGAADSLCRITYGGFNALRSVDPEPCAPFRARRQGLSIGEGAGVVVLERREAALSRGALPLAELCGAAWSCDAHHMTAPAPDGSGAARALRSALADAGVGAEALDFVNAHGTGTPLNDAAEARAIREVLGDRVLLVPVVSTKSMVGHLLGAAGAVEAVVTILCLAEREVHPMPSAGAIDAEIGLELVIGTPRALPHARFAASLNLAFGGANAALVLARADARG
- a CDS encoding MMPL family transporter; the protein is MLTGRAGAILLAAGAVTALALLPASRLTLESDLPSLLPEGSRAADDYRVFLDSFGGLEKVFVLLEAPEGAAPEALGEAAFALADRLSACPEVRSARAGLGDDDERFFLDSIAPNAPLLEPAGRVAAALAPGAVEARIDALRLALASPGGSATASLAAADPLGLAAERLGREGAGSSLPVDPTTGAFLSGDGRAALVIVTPARAETDAAGGRALRVALDAAWDDVRGALPAHVTMRATGGPLYAAHDEEAIRRDLVRVSGGAVLGVGLLIVLVCGGIAIPLAAAAAVGCGLAWTAAAAGFGLGSVTAVGVGFGAILIGMGDDYVNHLGADYRDRVLRGTSRLRATAGALRRAAPGTIASALTTSAAFGVLSLAHFRPLRELGIVVAIGMLLMLASAYLVAAPVLVLTLSRAPRKASLLGRLSGAGWRALGAAVDATVGLARRHPRGTLVTAMVATLVAAPGLARLSLDTDPRRLRPDDHPGVEAAGRLARLFGVGMETTTVVVRAPDLVTALDRAEAVAARLRREVGDRGEVRSPSDWLVAGERLEARRRALAPFDPAGAADRLGASLDRAGFSVAPFAGTIAALRVLGGAPAEPLPPRERWPDWLRDAVREDASGAAVAVHVRHAATLPGWEHGPPEPLVRDLGEAAVASIPRLGADLRRVAMSDLRRLGGIALAIVAGMILLSFRGRPFPAVLALTPAVLGAVWTFGVWGWLGRPIDLFALAVIPILLGLGDDHGLHVVHRAQTVPFEGLAGAAAGSGRAMVLSTLTTCAGFASLLLSAVPGLRDGGALVALGLACGLAAALLVLPAIGALRSEGAEPAPPPHAPEGGRARRWLGRFHVTGVFWFRFHLFGVRHFSWGARVGVPAFTVVFFVALRRIRRAVASNLEAVLGPCGPIERERRIWRTFLSFAWCLTERYENLAGVAKMRFEIEGLEHWTPMADSPGGFVMLTAHVGNWESASMLPASRFDRRVHVVREEELDPRAQEFVRGLLTSRGATPYLTHFATHDTSLGLELVDALRAGDVVALQGDRPRQAGRSIEGTLFGRSFRIPNGVPALARAAGVPLLPVFVLREGRRRYRIVFHEPIRFAPGLSRADSEAAFAARVGANLEAAIRRAPEQWFCFRELWPPS
- a CDS encoding phosphopantetheine-binding protein, with product MSHGPELRLRIKELIVESLRFDGMDPASIEDDAPLMGEGLGLDSVDALELMVALEKEFGVKLENAEVGRAVLKSVSTLAAFIAERRAAVGKPGEA
- a CDS encoding fatty acid--CoA ligase family protein, which codes for MTDVLVHAFDALRRADAGAPAVLGPEREISRDVLDAAAREAREAVDSASRSGAAVLQAPDGVPFLAGFLALRRAGLAAILADARMPGAEVARVADRLGASAVLSWRGTWSWRACEGRPRAYPGIAALKLTSGSTGEPRGVEATAANLVADEAQIASTMGIGAADRILGAIPMSHSYGLSSVAVPVLTRGCPAVLPDPGAGPWAALEAAERWRATVFPTVPAFLQALVRLESPPPPPRSVRLVLTAGAPLDPATARRFRERFGLPVHVFYGSSETGGICYDRLGGAGERGTVGTPMDGVRVTLDPESGTVVVASAAVSGGVYRTRDAAERTADGEWRLLGRDDVISVRGRKVHPREVEAVIAACDGVREVVVIGDGDVLRAVVACEPGAVDRETLLARCRERLSPHKVPRSVVLVEELPRTERGKLDRAALSALA
- a CDS encoding beta-ketoacyl synthase N-terminal-like domain-containing protein, which codes for MASVVTGIGHVGASGLGLDAIRRALTEGTPRPAVVDASAGWHVPGSARTALLCAEANLTPWVSPAAARRMSRPSRLAVAAARMALESATAGCEPDGVVLATAFGPAAFTEKLLREILADPETASPFLFTECVANAPTAEVAIALAARGTNWTITQREAGPLLALARAASEIDEGRARAVVAGAVEEMTPMLHGVLDRFRALARPTPDGEAARPFDARRNGFLVAEGATMFLVEDEHDATRRGARPLARVIASGAAFDPTATPGTWGRNGAGLGRAMRRSLERAGIDRTTIGAVVSGASGAVDGDRAEAEALGAMFEGTAVPPVLAPKAVVGEFAGAYLAAPFLAVEPSTFPATPGFRTPDPALGVVPWQGGPISASRVLVTGLASGGAAAWVVLERP
- a CDS encoding polysaccharide deacetylase family protein produces the protein MTALLKASAALHAAGLATVALAPSSWPWVVAACVADHAAIYGAALWPRSRLLGDNLVRLGPDAAARGEVAVSFDDGPDPDVTPRVLDLLEARGARASFFLVGARAVAHPEVVRAIVRRGHRVENHTWSHSHAFSVLPPGAVGREIDRAQREIGALAGRAPRWFRAPAGLRPPWLDPQLRRRGISLASWTRRGFDAVDTNASRVAARLTRGLRAGDVLVLHDGPGHRVVLDALPRVLDAIDRAGLRAVPLP